A region of Deinococcus rubellus DNA encodes the following proteins:
- a CDS encoding TMEM175 family protein: MPEVKPQNYKSAERLKTFTDGVVAIALTLLVLPLVDSVPEAARQQLTAVVWLHHYYHQLLGFAVSFLVVMAFWLNHHNLFEYVARVSPLLMRLNFAWMFTIIFLQLPSALLWAVPTDRSILALYIGTMWLGSVSLTLMDWLVYRTPELQHAEHSLPRTHLLISLTTTLLYLAADAGATVSRAELLPSAALTPDQATAKPDPEAREPPPIDQALHIHTVDHIAGPDR, from the coding sequence ATGCCCGAAGTCAAGCCCCAGAACTATAAAAGCGCCGAGCGGCTCAAAACGTTTACCGACGGCGTGGTCGCCATTGCCCTGACCCTGCTGGTGCTGCCCCTGGTCGACTCGGTACCCGAAGCGGCCCGCCAGCAGCTCACGGCAGTGGTCTGGCTGCATCATTACTACCATCAGTTGCTGGGATTCGCCGTCAGTTTTCTGGTGGTCATGGCCTTCTGGCTCAACCACCACAATCTGTTCGAGTATGTTGCCCGCGTTTCGCCCCTGCTGATGCGCCTGAATTTCGCCTGGATGTTTACCATTATCTTCCTGCAACTGCCGTCGGCACTGCTGTGGGCCGTACCCACCGACCGTTCCATCCTTGCGCTGTACATCGGCACCATGTGGCTGGGTTCGGTCTCTCTGACGCTGATGGACTGGTTGGTGTACAGGACGCCAGAGCTGCAACATGCCGAACATTCGCTGCCCCGCACCCATCTGCTGATCTCGCTGACGACGACTCTGCTCTATCTGGCAGCTGACGCTGGCGCTACTGTTTCCAGGGCTGAGCTACTACCCTCTGCTGCTCTTACTCCTGACCAGGCCACTGCGAAGCCTGATCCTGAAGCGCGAGAACCGCCGCCCATAGATCAGGCGCTCCACATTCATACTGTTGACCACATTGCTGGCCCTGATCGGTAA
- a CDS encoding deoxynucleoside kinase, producing MYVAVSGNIGSGKSSLTRMLSERYGLRPVYEPYAENPYLEDFYQDMRRYSFHSQIYFLSKRLEQHLSLVNGAMYVIQDRTVFEDAGVFARNLYEGGQMQARDWDTYLGLYRGILPALRVPDLLIHIDASLPTLRSRIAVRGREYEQSIPEAYLADLNRLYARWADQYDHSPVIRVPGDEYDFVHDPAAFGWVCAQVEARGYGLPLLR from the coding sequence ATGTACGTGGCGGTCAGCGGCAACATCGGCAGCGGCAAGAGCAGCCTGACCCGGATGCTCTCGGAGCGCTACGGCCTGCGTCCGGTCTACGAACCCTACGCCGAGAACCCTTACCTCGAAGACTTCTACCAGGACATGCGGCGCTACTCGTTTCACTCGCAGATCTACTTTCTGAGTAAACGTCTGGAGCAGCACCTGAGTCTGGTCAATGGGGCCATGTACGTCATTCAGGACCGCACCGTGTTCGAGGATGCTGGGGTGTTCGCCCGCAACCTCTACGAGGGCGGCCAGATGCAGGCCCGCGACTGGGACACCTATCTGGGTCTCTACCGGGGCATTCTGCCTGCCCTGCGGGTGCCGGATCTGCTGATTCACATCGACGCCTCGCTGCCGACCCTGCGAAGCCGCATCGCCGTGCGCGGGCGCGAGTACGAGCAGAGCATTCCCGAAGCGTATCTGGCTGACCTCAACAGGCTCTACGCCCGCTGGGCCGATCAGTACGACCACAGCCCGGTGATCCGCGTGCCCGGCGACGAGTACGATTTCGTCCACGACCCGGCGGCCTTCGGCTGGGTCTGCGCCCAGGTGGAGGCGCGCGGCTACGGGCTGCCGCTGCTTCGGTAG
- a CDS encoding peroxiredoxin produces MTTPSPTAPQVGDLAPDFTLPSTGGEPVTLSSYRGHKNVVLVFYPLDFSPVCSMQLPEYSGRQDDFAEVDAVVLGINRDSLHTHKAWAAEYGIEVPLLADMKLDVARSYGVEIEDRAISGRAVFLIDKAGKLRFRFVEEKAGDYTLRPGEVLKKIREL; encoded by the coding sequence ATGACGACCCCCAGCCCGACCGCGCCGCAAGTGGGCGACCTCGCGCCCGACTTCACCCTGCCCTCCACGGGCGGCGAGCCGGTGACGCTGAGTAGTTACCGGGGCCACAAGAATGTGGTGCTGGTGTTTTACCCACTCGATTTCTCGCCCGTATGCAGCATGCAACTTCCCGAATACTCGGGTCGCCAAGACGATTTCGCCGAGGTGGACGCCGTGGTGCTGGGCATCAACCGCGACAGCCTGCACACCCACAAGGCCTGGGCCGCCGAGTACGGCATCGAGGTGCCGCTGCTGGCCGACATGAAGCTCGATGTGGCCCGCAGCTACGGTGTGGAGATCGAGGACCGCGCCATCTCGGGTCGGGCCGTGTTTCTGATCGACAAGGCGGGCAAACTGCGTTTCCGCTTCGTGGAGGAGAAGGCAGGCGACTACACCCTGCGGCCCGGCGAGGTGCTGAAAAAGATCAGGGAGCTGTAG
- a CDS encoding UDP-N-acetylmuramoyl-L-alanyl-D-glutamate--2,6-diaminopimelate ligase, whose protein sequence is MHLADLCIALSLSAPAENPDILAVTHNAAWVTPGAAFVAIRGARVDGHSFAAQAAQQGAAAIFGEGWPLPDPCPLPYVTVPDARAALADLAAELEGHPSRALKVVGVTGTDGKTTTSWLTVHLLRSAGLSTGLLSTVGYQLSDGETRHFPAHFTTPEAPQVQATLRELAATGVQAAVLEASSHALALERVRAVAWDVAVWTHLSREHLDFHGDMESYFVEKRKLIERAPFAVLNADDPWTARLKLGPHVTYSEGGHPADWQAHQIEEQSGGLAFEVRSPAGTFAAFLPMIGRFNVGNALAAMAAAHQLGATAEQLVLGLAKFGGVPGRMELVASPVGPSPALGPRVIVDFAHTPPSLEKALGTLRTTTRGQLIVVIGAAGGPRDPGKRGPLGEVATRLADEAIFTEEDCRDTPLAEILTAMALGAKGAGRANYCIIPDRQHAIRHAVRLAGPGDTVLLAGKGPEETLEREGETIPWNEVEEARTALGRLE, encoded by the coding sequence ATGCACCTCGCTGATCTCTGCATTGCCCTGAGCCTGAGTGCCCCTGCCGAGAACCCCGACATTCTGGCTGTAACCCACAACGCCGCCTGGGTCACGCCAGGCGCGGCGTTCGTGGCGATTCGCGGCGCGCGAGTAGACGGCCACAGCTTCGCGGCGCAGGCAGCTCAGCAGGGTGCGGCGGCAATCTTCGGTGAGGGCTGGCCGCTGCCGGACCCCTGCCCGCTGCCCTACGTCACCGTGCCGGACGCCCGCGCTGCACTGGCTGATCTGGCCGCCGAGCTGGAAGGCCATCCCAGCCGTGCCCTGAAGGTGGTGGGTGTAACCGGCACCGACGGCAAGACCACCACCAGCTGGCTGACTGTCCACCTGCTGCGCTCGGCAGGCCTGTCCACCGGCCTCCTGAGCACGGTGGGCTACCAGCTCAGTGACGGGGAAACGCGTCACTTTCCGGCCCATTTCACCACCCCCGAAGCGCCGCAGGTACAGGCCACCCTGCGCGAACTCGCGGCCACTGGGGTGCAGGCGGCGGTGCTGGAAGCCAGCAGCCACGCCCTGGCCCTGGAGCGGGTGCGGGCGGTGGCCTGGGATGTGGCCGTCTGGACCCACCTGAGCCGCGAGCACCTTGACTTTCACGGTGATATGGAGAGTTATTTTGTCGAGAAGCGCAAACTGATCGAGCGCGCGCCCTTCGCAGTGCTCAATGCCGACGATCCCTGGACAGCGCGGCTCAAGCTGGGACCTCACGTGACTTACAGCGAGGGGGGCCATCCCGCCGACTGGCAGGCCCACCAGATCGAGGAGCAATCCGGCGGCCTGGCCTTCGAGGTTCGCTCGCCCGCCGGAACGTTTGCGGCCTTTTTGCCGATGATTGGCCGCTTCAATGTCGGCAACGCACTGGCAGCGATGGCGGCGGCGCACCAGCTGGGGGCCACCGCCGAACAGCTCGTCCTCGGCCTGGCGAAGTTCGGGGGCGTGCCGGGCCGCATGGAACTTGTCGCCAGCCCGGTGGGTCCCTCGCCCGCGCTGGGGCCGAGGGTCATCGTGGATTTCGCCCACACGCCGCCGAGTCTGGAAAAAGCCCTGGGCACCCTGCGCACCACCACGCGCGGCCAACTGATCGTGGTAATCGGTGCGGCGGGCGGGCCGCGCGACCCCGGCAAGCGCGGCCCGCTGGGTGAGGTCGCCACCCGGCTGGCCGACGAGGCCATCTTCACCGAGGAAGACTGCCGCGATACTCCACTCGCCGAAATTCTGACAGCGATGGCGCTGGGCGCGAAGGGTGCGGGGCGGGCCAATTACTGCATCATCCCGGACCGGCAGCACGCCATTCGCCACGCGGTGCGGCTGGCCGGGCCCGGCGACACGGTGCTGCTGGCCGGAAAAGGCCCCGAGGAAACCCTGGAGCGCGAAGGCGAGACGATTCCCTGGAATGAGGTCGAGGAAGCGCGGACCGCACTGGGCCGTCTGGAATAG
- the rpsO gene encoding 30S ribosomal protein S15, with product MNTHGKNEQDTGSTSVQIALLSDRISNLSNHLATNKKDKHGQRGLQLMNGKRRRLLKYLEGKDYDAYIALTNTLGIRRGQRIVR from the coding sequence ATGAACACCCACGGCAAGAACGAGCAGGACACCGGCAGCACCAGCGTGCAGATCGCGCTGCTGTCTGACCGGATCAGCAACCTGAGTAATCACCTGGCCACCAACAAGAAGGACAAGCACGGCCAGCGCGGCCTGCAACTGATGAACGGCAAGCGCCGCCGCCTGCTGAAGTACCTGGAAGGCAAGGACTACGACGCCTACATCGCCCTGACCAACACGCTCGGCATTCGCCGGGGCCAGCGCATCGTTCGCTGA
- the ygfZ gene encoding CAF17-like 4Fe-4S cluster assembly/insertion protein YgfZ, with product MTVFTRLPSSALRLTGADRLDFVQGQMTNNLKAAPTPGMVPACFLNHKGQIEFFAHIYKREQDIYLHLAEGQAPALAARLRKYIIFDAVEVQDVTDQLASLHVWSEAVPGWDAAGGAVQTFELGGGSVLAGQIDRTGMPGLDLHYLRRHEATLLAALNTDENSHAELPFADLEAARVRAGISDVTQDGWTGLLPQEVGLDSAMSYRKGCYVGQEIMARLEARGNTRYHLAQLSGEALPAHTDILLGGKLVGRTGSSVGDLALARLRKDVPPDAMLEVGGVMARLETPAVSAG from the coding sequence ATGACCGTCTTCACCCGCCTGCCTTCCAGCGCCCTGCGCCTGACCGGAGCAGACCGGCTCGACTTCGTGCAGGGCCAGATGACCAACAACCTCAAGGCCGCACCGACCCCCGGCATGGTGCCCGCCTGCTTCCTGAACCACAAGGGCCAGATCGAGTTCTTCGCCCACATCTACAAGCGTGAGCAGGACATCTACCTGCATCTGGCCGAGGGCCAGGCCCCCGCGCTGGCCGCCCGCTTGCGCAAGTACATCATCTTCGACGCGGTGGAGGTGCAGGACGTGACGGACCAGCTCGCCAGCCTGCATGTCTGGAGCGAGGCCGTGCCGGGCTGGGACGCGGCGGGGGGAGCCGTGCAGACGTTTGAGCTGGGCGGCGGCTCAGTGCTGGCCGGACAGATTGACCGCACGGGCATGCCGGGCCTGGACCTGCACTATCTGCGGCGGCACGAGGCGACGCTGCTGGCTGCCCTGAACACTGATGAGAACTCCCACGCCGAGCTGCCCTTTGCTGATCTGGAGGCGGCCCGCGTCCGCGCCGGAATCAGCGACGTGACCCAGGACGGCTGGACCGGGTTGCTGCCGCAGGAAGTCGGACTGGACAGCGCCATGAGTTACCGCAAGGGCTGCTACGTGGGCCAGGAGATCATGGCCCGGCTGGAAGCACGCGGCAACACCCGCTATCACTTGGCCCAGCTCAGCGGCGAAGCCTTGCCCGCCCACACCGACATTCTGCTGGGCGGCAAGCTGGTGGGGCGCACCGGCAGCAGCGTGGGCGACCTGGCGCTGGCCCGCCTCCGCAAAGACGTGCCGCCGGACGCCATGCTGGAAGTCGGGGGCGTCATGGCCCGCCTGGAGACGCCTGCCGTGAGCGCCGGGTAA
- a CDS encoding acyl-ACP desaturase, with translation MADVMPPNMLADVPQTPAGLLSNREKDRLIERGFLGLYRWYTARSQETRNWNADKSFNWRALSPNLPPDIMTVLTGFFAVEQYAPDFTSNLINLVRRSHGRSHFQMRWGSEEEKHADAWENSVLFSGQRTPQWITEYKERLKSQTWELPFPDALHNMVYTVFQERATQLNYLNMMKIAQGKSDKPHLKDFSDPVLAKVAQTIAVDEAAHYNFFLEGVRMYLYYYPQRTLEAIRAIVSQFSMPAAKLVPDWEKFYETVYRAGIYGPRDFSRDVMQVAFRNLGIESRRSLEEGLKKTREVPDFDGGNFKSTVIWDTFDYGMVEGDVKRLHMRIQDYEKLIGFDAIDPTEFIQNPAVPRKAEQAADD, from the coding sequence ATGGCCGATGTGATGCCCCCCAATATGCTGGCGGATGTGCCCCAGACCCCCGCCGGGCTGCTCAGCAACCGCGAGAAAGATCGCCTGATCGAGCGCGGCTTCCTGGGCCTGTACCGCTGGTACACCGCCCGCAGCCAGGAAACCCGCAACTGGAACGCCGACAAATCGTTTAACTGGCGCGCACTGTCGCCCAACCTGCCGCCCGACATCATGACCGTGCTGACCGGATTCTTCGCCGTCGAGCAGTACGCGCCCGACTTTACCAGCAACCTGATCAATCTGGTGCGGCGCTCGCATGGCCGCAGCCACTTTCAGATGCGCTGGGGCAGCGAGGAAGAGAAGCATGCCGACGCCTGGGAAAACTCGGTGCTGTTCTCGGGCCAGCGCACGCCGCAGTGGATCACCGAATACAAAGAGCGCCTCAAGTCCCAGACCTGGGAGCTGCCGTTTCCCGACGCCCTGCACAACATGGTCTACACCGTGTTTCAGGAGCGCGCCACCCAGCTCAACTACCTGAACATGATGAAAATCGCCCAGGGCAAGAGTGACAAACCGCATCTGAAGGATTTCTCTGACCCGGTGCTGGCGAAAGTCGCCCAGACCATCGCGGTGGACGAGGCGGCGCACTATAACTTCTTCCTCGAAGGTGTGCGGATGTATCTCTACTACTACCCGCAGCGCACCCTGGAAGCCATCCGCGCCATCGTGTCGCAGTTCTCGATGCCCGCCGCCAAGCTGGTGCCGGACTGGGAGAAGTTCTACGAAACGGTCTACCGCGCTGGCATCTACGGCCCCCGCGACTTCTCACGCGACGTGATGCAGGTGGCCTTTCGCAACCTCGGTATCGAGAGCCGCCGGTCGCTGGAAGAGGGCCTGAAAAAGACCCGCGAGGTGCCGGACTTCGACGGTGGCAACTTCAAGTCCACCGTTATCTGGGACACCTTCGACTACGGCATGGTGGAGGGCGACGTCAAGAGACTCCACATGCGTATTCAGGACTACGAGAAGCTGATCGGCTTCGACGCCATCGACCCCACCGAGTTCATCCAGAACCCCGCCGTGCCCCGCAAGGCCGAGCAGGCAGCGGACGACTGA
- a CDS encoding deoxynucleoside kinase — translation MYVVVEGPIGVGKTSLSGRLSARYGAELHLEVVEENPFLARFYESPESYAFQVQVYFLLFRFKQLSSISQAGLFSQNVVGDYLFDKDFIFAAMNLKDAEFALYQDLYGHLSPRLPVPDLVIYLRAEPDELLRRIALRQRPFEDAMPAAYLAELTRRYDEYFRSYPGRVLEVSADHLDFVGNPEHERELLARIDAALNFTPVIG, via the coding sequence ATGTACGTGGTTGTCGAAGGCCCCATCGGTGTCGGAAAGACCAGCCTCTCCGGGCGGCTCTCGGCGCGCTACGGCGCGGAGCTGCACCTCGAAGTGGTGGAGGAAAATCCCTTCCTGGCCCGCTTCTACGAGTCGCCCGAGAGTTACGCCTTTCAGGTGCAGGTCTACTTTCTGCTGTTCCGCTTCAAGCAGCTCTCAAGTATCAGTCAGGCGGGGCTGTTCAGTCAGAACGTGGTGGGCGACTACCTGTTCGACAAGGACTTTATCTTCGCGGCCATGAACCTCAAAGACGCCGAGTTCGCGCTGTACCAGGACCTTTACGGCCACCTCAGCCCTAGATTGCCGGTGCCGGATCTGGTGATCTACCTGCGGGCCGAGCCGGATGAGCTGCTGCGGCGCATCGCCCTGCGGCAGCGGCCCTTCGAGGACGCCATGCCCGCCGCCTACCTGGCCGAGCTGACCCGGCGCTACGACGAGTATTTCCGCAGCTATCCGGGCCGGGTGCTGGAAGTCAGCGCCGATCACCTGGATTTCGTGGGCAATCCCGAACATGAGCGCGAACTGCTGGCACGCATCGACGCGGCCCTGAATTTCACGCCAGTGATCGGCTGA
- a CDS encoding FAD-dependent oxidoreductase: MSLPYTHLPQHWDVLIAGGGTAGAVAGIAAARAGARVLVLEAQGSLGGSGTNAWVTPLMRNVSAGQNLNRGLTDELKARLLERGDGARDGNGNDNWFNPEGLKYVLERLLIESGGEVLYHTSVVAPVLDGERIGSLVVHNKGGLQALGADVFIDATGDADVAAAAGVPFHAGDEDGLHQAMSLRFSLAGVDLETLCTFLSANGQWQESPRFMHFWMVWGKKSSLEPLFKQAVAQGILEERDGDYFQAFSVPGRPNELSFNCPRIRADLNDGTDPWHLSGAQTDGRESIERLIRFCKTYLPGCQDAYLGSYAPMVGVRETRRIVGDYTLTLNDILDCRKFGDSICKNHYPVDIHSVKGGAKLLHEREGTAPYFAPDAYHELPYRCIVPQGISNLLVPGRSASSTFEAQSSIRVQQNCHSMGEAAGVAAAWAAREYGGEVRRVGGAALREKLRALGANV, translated from the coding sequence TTGAGTTTGCCCTACACCCACCTCCCCCAGCACTGGGATGTCCTCATCGCGGGCGGCGGCACGGCGGGAGCGGTTGCAGGCATCGCGGCGGCGCGGGCAGGCGCGCGGGTGCTGGTCCTGGAAGCCCAGGGCAGCCTCGGCGGCAGCGGCACCAACGCCTGGGTCACGCCGCTGATGAGGAACGTCTCGGCGGGTCAGAACCTCAACCGGGGCCTGACCGACGAACTCAAGGCCCGGCTGCTTGAGCGCGGCGACGGAGCGCGTGACGGCAACGGCAACGACAACTGGTTCAACCCCGAGGGTCTGAAATACGTGCTGGAGCGGCTGCTCATCGAGTCGGGCGGCGAGGTGCTCTACCACACCAGCGTCGTCGCTCCGGTGCTGGATGGTGAGCGCATCGGGTCGCTGGTCGTCCACAACAAGGGCGGTTTGCAGGCGCTGGGGGCGGACGTGTTCATCGACGCCACCGGAGACGCCGACGTGGCCGCCGCAGCGGGCGTGCCGTTTCACGCCGGAGACGAGGACGGGCTGCACCAGGCCATGAGCCTGCGCTTCTCACTGGCCGGAGTGGACCTAGAGACACTCTGCACTTTTCTGAGTGCAAATGGGCAGTGGCAGGAGTCGCCGCGCTTCATGCACTTCTGGATGGTCTGGGGCAAAAAGAGCAGTCTGGAACCGCTGTTCAAGCAAGCGGTGGCACAAGGTATTCTGGAGGAGCGCGACGGCGATTACTTCCAGGCCTTCAGCGTGCCGGGCCGCCCAAATGAACTGAGCTTCAACTGCCCGCGCATCCGGGCCGATCTCAACGACGGCACCGATCCCTGGCACCTCTCCGGCGCGCAGACCGACGGGCGGGAGAGCATCGAGCGACTGATCCGATTCTGCAAAACCTACCTGCCTGGCTGCCAGGACGCCTACCTCGGCAGCTACGCCCCGATGGTCGGCGTGCGCGAGACGCGGCGCATTGTGGGCGACTACACCCTGACGCTGAACGACATTCTCGATTGCCGCAAGTTTGGCGACAGCATCTGCAAGAACCACTACCCGGTGGACATTCACAGCGTCAAGGGCGGCGCAAAGCTGCTGCACGAGCGCGAGGGAACTGCGCCCTACTTCGCCCCCGACGCCTACCATGAGCTGCCCTACCGCTGCATCGTGCCGCAAGGGATCAGCAACCTGCTGGTGCCGGGAAGATCGGCCAGCAGCACCTTCGAGGCGCAGAGTTCGATCCGGGTGCAGCAAAACTGCCACAGCATGGGAGAAGCGGCGGGGGTGGCAGCAGCCTGGGCAGCGCGTGAGTACGGCGGTGAGGTGCGCCGGGTGGGCGGCGCGGCCCTGCGCGAGAAGTTGCGGGCACTGGGGGCCAACGTCTAA
- a CDS encoding DUF4127 family protein produces MTRLLLIPPDTRPVTLALPTLLAQMVGAEVGVPPQKALPHFFTPGDPGKLREWLLKMAPQSDILVVCLETLTLGGMIPARRVSDPLGDVLARLEVLREVRALHPALSIYAFGVVVRVAHDNDPHEEKPYYGQWGRELRAYGVALDQLARHGEGERPALDAAQAVLPAEILADWLGTRQRNHALHLTALELVKAGVIEHLCLTLDDTAEYGLAALDRRALEARTDALELWSRVDIYPGADEVPCTLIARALCPQPQRAWVVYSGLNGPQAGLLYEDRPAGELVRAQLRAAGCQLADTPGEADFVLMVNTPGTRQANTQPDFATVDTAQRHLPAFVDRLAEELNAGHRVALADIAYPNGAERRLWVMLQPLPLSQLAAYSAWNTAGNTLGSAVAFGKLSGQVVNRAAQMQALLSQMVDDALYQAFVRAEVRARLHQPSPYDLGEQRAVAEQHLQQLITPMIENLWARQFSGSGLELSVGKAHLAWPRLFTGVFPLDVSESKTN; encoded by the coding sequence GTGACCCGCCTGCTCCTCATTCCCCCCGACACCCGCCCGGTCACGCTGGCGCTACCCACCCTGCTGGCCCAGATGGTCGGCGCGGAAGTCGGCGTACCGCCGCAGAAAGCGCTGCCGCACTTCTTCACCCCCGGTGATCCCGGCAAGCTGCGCGAGTGGCTGCTCAAAATGGCTCCCCAGAGCGACATTCTGGTGGTGTGCCTGGAAACCCTGACGCTCGGGGGCATGATTCCGGCCCGGCGCGTCTCGGACCCGCTCGGCGACGTGCTGGCACGGCTGGAGGTGCTGCGCGAGGTGCGGGCGCTCCATCCGGCGCTCAGCATTTACGCCTTCGGTGTGGTGGTGCGCGTCGCCCACGACAACGACCCACACGAGGAAAAACCCTACTACGGGCAGTGGGGCCGCGAGCTGCGCGCTTACGGGGTGGCCCTCGACCAGCTGGCCCGTCACGGCGAGGGCGAGCGCCCCGCGCTGGACGCGGCCCAGGCGGTCCTGCCCGCCGAGATTCTGGCCGACTGGCTGGGCACCCGGCAGCGCAACCACGCCCTGCATCTGACCGCGCTGGAGCTGGTCAAGGCGGGCGTCATCGAGCACCTGTGCCTGACCCTGGACGACACCGCTGAGTATGGCCTGGCCGCCCTGGACCGCCGCGCCCTGGAAGCCAGGACGGACGCCCTGGAACTCTGGAGCCGGGTGGACATCTACCCCGGAGCCGACGAGGTGCCCTGTACCCTGATCGCCCGCGCCCTGTGCCCACAGCCGCAACGTGCCTGGGTCGTCTACAGCGGCCTGAACGGGCCGCAGGCTGGCCTGCTCTACGAGGACCGCCCCGCCGGGGAACTGGTGCGCGCCCAGTTGCGGGCGGCGGGCTGCCAACTGGCCGACACGCCGGGCGAGGCCGACTTCGTGCTGATGGTCAACACGCCCGGCACGCGGCAGGCCAATACGCAACCGGATTTTGCCACGGTGGACACGGCCCAGCGCCACCTGCCCGCCTTCGTGGACCGACTGGCCGAGGAGCTGAACGCCGGACACCGGGTGGCCCTGGCCGACATCGCCTACCCCAACGGCGCGGAGCGGCGGCTGTGGGTCATGCTCCAGCCGCTGCCGCTGTCCCAGTTGGCGGCGTACTCGGCCTGGAACACGGCGGGCAACACCCTGGGCAGCGCCGTCGCCTTCGGCAAGCTCTCGGGGCAGGTCGTGAACCGCGCCGCGCAGATGCAGGCCCTCCTGTCGCAGATGGTGGACGACGCGCTGTATCAGGCGTTCGTACGGGCCGAGGTGCGCGCAAGGCTGCACCAGCCCAGCCCCTACGACCTGGGCGAGCAGCGGGCGGTGGCAGAGCAGCACCTCCAGCAACTCATCACGCCGATGATCGAAAACCTGTGGGCGCGGCAGTTCTCGGGCAGCGGTCTGGAGTTAAGTGTGGGCAAGGCGCATCTGGCCTGGCCGAGATTGTTCACCGGGGTCTTTCCACTGGACGTCAGCGAATCAAAAACCAACTGA
- a CDS encoding alpha/beta hydrolase → MTTERTFSPDDPHASPQIGDLPYSIERRVFARVPCLIERPSVPVRALLIAYHGSGAAKEGKLGVYSALTAQGVAVVIPDAPLHGERTLSQPGLNHREFVWESARRSVAEAEAFITALLSEMGKVPVLVVGSSMGGYVALSLARSEHRVRGAAALITSGVWQEPDVNAPGTRAFLEAQRPTTHAEGYPPTPLLLLSGDSDPVFALDQHHVPTAAALERAYWAAGSPEQFSEKVYPGVAHYTSRKMRDDVVNWVTELLKG, encoded by the coding sequence ATGACCACCGAGCGCACCTTCTCGCCGGACGATCCGCACGCCTCACCGCAGATCGGGGACCTGCCTTACAGCATCGAGCGCCGGGTCTTCGCCCGCGTGCCGTGCCTGATCGAGCGGCCCAGCGTGCCCGTCCGCGCCCTGCTGATCGCCTATCACGGCTCCGGCGCGGCCAAGGAGGGCAAACTCGGCGTCTACTCGGCGCTGACCGCCCAGGGTGTGGCCGTCGTCATTCCCGACGCGCCGCTACACGGTGAGCGGACCCTCAGCCAGCCGGGCCTGAACCACCGCGAATTCGTCTGGGAGAGCGCCCGGCGCAGCGTGGCCGAGGCCGAGGCGTTCATCACCGCCCTGCTGAGCGAGATGGGCAAGGTGCCGGTGCTCGTGGTGGGCAGCAGCATGGGCGGCTACGTGGCCCTGAGCCTGGCCCGCAGCGAGCACCGGGTGCGCGGCGCGGCGGCGCTGATCACGTCGGGCGTGTGGCAGGAGCCGGACGTGAACGCGCCGGGCACACGGGCTTTTCTGGAAGCCCAGCGGCCCACCACCCACGCCGAGGGCTATCCGCCCACCCCGCTGCTGCTGCTGAGTGGCGACAGCGACCCGGTGTTTGCGCTCGATCAGCACCACGTGCCCACCGCTGCCGCCCTGGAGCGGGCCTACTGGGCAGCAGGCAGCCCAGAGCAGTTCAGCGAAAAGGTGTATCCCGGCGTGGCCCACTACACCAGCCGGAAGATGCGGGACGATGTGGTGAACTGGGTGACGGAGCTGCTCAAAGGGTGA